From the Maioricimonas rarisocia genome, one window contains:
- a CDS encoding c-type cytochrome domain-containing protein: MRSILTLLFLLVLPLEISAETTGPDYQTDVAPILKKYCAGCHNDGDREGDFSLESYASLQKGTDDGPAFLPGDAENSRLIRLLTGAAEPLMPPEDEPRPSEQEVATLKAWIEAGAKGPEGVEPDRLQLIVPSIESHAKQQPVAALDLSPDGDRLAVARYSQVTLHKAATQEGAAVAVDEGRTVGAYPGKVTSVAFSPDGSRLITASGVTGLGGVAAIWNVDDGELVREFRGHRDILYDATLSPDGTLLATCSYDKTIILWDVASGEQLRTLSGHNGAVYDVAFSPDGQFLVSASADDTCKVWRVSDGERMDTLGQPLKEAYCCTFSPDGRFIVAGGADNSLRVWRFVSKDRPRINPQVIARFAHEGPIVQLEFTPDGSKLVSVAEDRTVKVWNTRGYRELKLWENEPEVAMALTVGPAGESFVLGRMDGTLARYAIPAGPSGSGEQGPAEIEAVAVTAGDIQTVKEQEPNNTPAEAATVQVPAEISGTIAGKVGDAADFDLYRFAAKAGEEWVIEVNAARSKSPLDSFVEVLDADGNRIERVLLQAVRDSYFTFRGKNADQANDFRIFNWEEMELNEYLYANGEVVKLWLYPRGPDSGFNVYPGAGKRWGYFDTTPLAHALGEPAYIVQPHPPGTELIPNGLPVFRLYYENDDDARRQLGNDSKLFFTAPADGEYLVKIKDVRGYEQKDFSYKLAIRPRKPDFKVTLHGANPSVEPGSSKEFRVTVNRMDNFDGPIRVDISGLPRGFHATTPIVIEEGQIEAMGVIQADQDAAKPTSENAKATRVLAKAEIRGQEVVHEANNLGEIKLGEAPKLLVTILPADGGAVPVATPPDGPMEFEIQPGETIMLKVRVERSGQKGLVSFGKEGAGRNLPFGLYVDNVGLNGLLIPEDEEVRDFFITAANWVPGQSRLFHLKAAQAGGVTSQPVLLHVRGKEQVAER, encoded by the coding sequence ATGAGGTCGATACTGACGCTGCTGTTTCTGCTCGTGCTGCCGCTCGAAATCAGTGCCGAGACGACCGGGCCCGATTACCAGACCGACGTGGCGCCGATCCTGAAGAAGTACTGCGCGGGCTGTCACAATGACGGTGATCGCGAAGGAGACTTCTCACTGGAGAGCTACGCCTCGCTGCAGAAGGGAACCGACGATGGCCCTGCGTTTCTGCCGGGCGATGCAGAGAACAGCCGCCTCATCCGACTGCTCACCGGTGCAGCCGAACCGCTGATGCCGCCCGAGGACGAACCCCGTCCGAGCGAGCAGGAAGTGGCAACCCTCAAGGCGTGGATCGAAGCGGGAGCCAAAGGTCCGGAAGGAGTCGAACCGGACCGCCTGCAGCTGATCGTGCCCTCCATCGAATCGCACGCGAAACAGCAACCGGTCGCCGCCCTGGACCTCTCGCCGGACGGAGACCGGCTGGCGGTTGCCCGTTATTCGCAGGTCACGCTGCACAAAGCGGCGACACAGGAAGGAGCCGCTGTTGCAGTCGACGAAGGTCGCACGGTTGGCGCCTATCCCGGCAAGGTGACGAGCGTCGCATTCTCGCCGGACGGCAGCCGTCTGATCACTGCCTCGGGTGTCACCGGCTTGGGAGGCGTCGCCGCGATCTGGAACGTCGACGATGGTGAACTCGTGCGTGAGTTCCGCGGCCATCGGGACATCCTTTACGACGCCACACTTTCTCCGGACGGCACCCTCCTGGCAACCTGCAGCTACGACAAGACGATCATCCTGTGGGATGTCGCAAGCGGAGAGCAACTGCGGACACTCAGCGGCCATAACGGCGCCGTGTACGACGTCGCCTTCAGTCCGGACGGACAGTTCCTCGTGAGTGCCAGTGCCGACGACACCTGCAAGGTCTGGCGGGTCAGCGACGGCGAACGCATGGATACGCTCGGACAGCCGCTCAAGGAGGCGTACTGCTGTACTTTCAGCCCGGACGGACGCTTCATCGTGGCAGGCGGAGCAGACAACAGCCTGCGCGTCTGGCGGTTCGTCTCGAAGGATCGGCCGCGGATCAATCCGCAGGTGATCGCCCGGTTCGCACACGAAGGCCCGATCGTCCAGTTGGAATTCACACCGGACGGTTCGAAACTGGTTTCTGTCGCCGAGGACCGGACCGTCAAGGTCTGGAACACCCGCGGCTATCGTGAACTGAAGCTGTGGGAGAATGAGCCGGAAGTTGCGATGGCGCTGACGGTCGGGCCGGCCGGCGAGTCGTTCGTGCTGGGCCGAATGGACGGCACCCTGGCCCGATATGCGATTCCTGCGGGTCCGTCTGGCTCGGGCGAACAGGGACCTGCCGAGATCGAAGCCGTGGCGGTCACCGCCGGCGACATACAGACCGTCAAGGAACAGGAGCCGAACAACACCCCCGCCGAGGCGGCCACCGTTCAGGTTCCGGCCGAGATCAGCGGAACGATTGCCGGCAAGGTCGGTGACGCGGCCGACTTCGACCTGTACCGCTTCGCCGCAAAGGCGGGTGAAGAGTGGGTCATCGAAGTGAATGCAGCCCGTTCGAAATCGCCGCTCGACTCGTTCGTGGAAGTCCTCGATGCCGACGGCAACCGTATCGAGCGCGTGCTGCTGCAGGCAGTGCGGGACTCGTACTTCACATTCCGCGGCAAGAATGCCGACCAGGCGAACGACTTCCGCATCTTCAACTGGGAAGAGATGGAGCTCAACGAGTACCTGTACGCAAACGGCGAGGTCGTGAAGCTCTGGCTGTATCCGCGGGGGCCGGACTCCGGCTTCAACGTCTACCCGGGTGCCGGCAAGCGTTGGGGGTACTTCGACACCACGCCTCTGGCCCACGCCCTGGGCGAGCCGGCCTACATTGTTCAGCCACACCCACCGGGAACCGAACTGATTCCCAACGGCCTGCCGGTCTTTCGGCTGTACTACGAGAACGATGATGACGCCCGCCGCCAGCTCGGCAACGATTCGAAACTGTTCTTCACGGCACCGGCCGACGGCGAGTACCTGGTGAAGATCAAGGACGTGCGGGGTTACGAGCAGAAGGACTTCAGCTACAAGCTGGCGATCCGCCCGCGGAAGCCGGACTTCAAGGTGACGCTGCATGGAGCCAACCCCTCGGTCGAACCCGGAAGTTCGAAAGAGTTCCGCGTAACCGTCAACCGGATGGACAACTTCGATGGCCCGATCCGCGTGGACATCTCCGGCCTGCCGCGGGGCTTCCATGCGACGACGCCGATCGTCATCGAGGAAGGGCAGATCGAGGCGATGGGAGTCATCCAGGCCGATCAGGACGCCGCAAAGCCGACGTCCGAGAATGCGAAAGCGACCCGAGTGCTCGCGAAGGCAGAGATTCGCGGCCAGGAAGTAGTGCACGAGGCAAACAACCTCGGCGAGATCAAGCTGGGAGAGGCGCCGAAGCTGCTGGTGACGATCCTTCCCGCCGACGGGGGGGCCGTGCCGGTCGCCACGCCACCGGACGGTCCGATGGAGTTCGAGATTCAACCCGGCGAGACCATCATGCTGAAGGTCCGCGTTGAGCGAAGTGGTCAAAAAGGGCTGGTGTCGTTCGGCAAGGAAGGGGCCGGACGCAATCTGCCGTTCGGTCTGTACGTCGACAATGTGGGACTGAACGGGCTGCTGATTCCGGAGGACGAGGAAGTACGGGACTTCTTCATCACGGCAGCCAACTGGGTACCGGGTCAGTCGCGTCTGTTCCACCTCAAGGCGGCTCAGGCCGGTGGAGTGACCAGCCAGCCTGTGCTGCTGCATGTCCGCGGCAAGGAGCAGGTGGCTGAGCGGTAG
- a CDS encoding 5-formyltetrahydrofolate cyclo-ligase codes for MTETAPGTDLPAAQRKQAIREQAHANRREQPDKDEVSRQITDRLMAMPEYQQAGTVMYYVDVRAEVRTRHALPDALASGKRIVVPWCNDEGELELFHLETMDELEIGMYRILEPKQDLRRLPEKQVPVEELDLIIVPGVGFDPQGGRTGHGKGYYDKLLENARAETPLVALAFECQMFDEIPMQSHDIYMDKVVTEARVYDGRGRQ; via the coding sequence ATGACCGAGACAGCCCCCGGGACGGACCTTCCCGCCGCCCAGCGAAAACAGGCGATTCGCGAGCAGGCCCACGCTAATCGCCGCGAGCAGCCCGACAAGGACGAAGTCAGTCGACAGATCACCGACCGGCTGATGGCGATGCCCGAATACCAGCAGGCCGGCACCGTGATGTACTACGTCGACGTGCGCGCCGAAGTGCGGACCCGTCACGCCCTGCCTGACGCGTTGGCCAGCGGCAAGCGGATCGTCGTCCCCTGGTGCAACGACGAGGGGGAACTCGAGCTGTTTCACCTCGAAACGATGGATGAGCTCGAAATCGGCATGTACCGCATCCTCGAGCCGAAACAGGATCTCCGCCGCCTGCCGGAAAAGCAGGTTCCCGTCGAAGAGCTGGACCTCATCATCGTCCCCGGCGTCGGTTTCGATCCGCAGGGAGGCCGGACCGGTCACGGCAAGGGGTACTACGACAAGCTGCTCGAGAACGCCCGCGCGGAGACGCCGCTGGTGGCGCTGGCGTTCGAATGCCAGATGTTCGACGAGATCCCGATGCAGTCGCACGACATTTACATGGACAAGGTCGTGACGGAAGCCCGGGTCTATGACGGACGGGGGCGGCAGTGA
- the fhcD gene encoding formylmethanofuran--tetrahydromethanopterin N-formyltransferase: MSEHEPALIDDTYAEAFRSIYAEILITARDRRWLDHAVVAATGHASSTIMCDCEAGVDRYLSGTGDEATPDGRPGAIVQLHVPRFRKDREPHLEKTLLARISQNVLTCATARCFNRIDSEQRFRIGKKTSYFGDGYQFRDERFGRPVWVIPIMMGEFVLDRTFGFRDGIMGGNLWFMASNEDTALDAAERAAEAIAAFPGVIMPFPGGIASSGSKAGSRYRFLFASTNHPFCPTLKDSLGEESQVPDGVGSISEIIINGHDLETVRQATYAGIAAARSVPGLKRISAGNYGGRLGKNFIHLREASGHEATASATPSA; the protein is encoded by the coding sequence GTGAGCGAGCACGAACCGGCCCTCATCGACGACACGTATGCGGAAGCGTTCCGCAGCATCTATGCCGAGATTCTCATCACGGCCCGCGACCGCCGCTGGCTCGACCATGCCGTCGTCGCCGCGACCGGCCACGCGTCCAGCACGATCATGTGCGACTGCGAAGCGGGAGTGGATCGCTATCTGAGTGGGACCGGCGACGAGGCCACCCCCGATGGTCGCCCGGGAGCGATCGTGCAGTTGCATGTGCCCCGATTCCGCAAAGACCGGGAGCCGCATCTGGAGAAGACGCTGCTGGCCCGCATCAGCCAGAACGTTCTCACCTGCGCGACCGCCCGCTGCTTCAATCGCATCGATTCCGAGCAGCGGTTCCGCATCGGCAAGAAGACGAGCTACTTCGGCGACGGGTACCAGTTCCGGGACGAGCGATTCGGCCGGCCAGTCTGGGTGATCCCGATCATGATGGGAGAGTTCGTGCTCGACCGCACCTTCGGATTCCGGGATGGGATCATGGGGGGCAACCTGTGGTTCATGGCGAGCAACGAAGACACGGCACTCGATGCCGCCGAGCGGGCCGCCGAAGCGATCGCCGCGTTTCCCGGCGTGATCATGCCGTTTCCGGGCGGAATTGCGTCCAGCGGATCGAAGGCGGGCAGCCGGTACAGGTTCCTGTTCGCCAGCACGAATCACCCGTTCTGCCCAACGCTTAAAGACTCGCTCGGAGAAGAGTCGCAGGTGCCGGACGGGGTCGGCTCGATCAGCGAGATCATCATCAACGGTCACGATCTGGAGACGGTTCGCCAGGCGACGTACGCGGGCATTGCCGCAGCCCGGTCGGTGCCGGGACTCAAACGGATCTCGGCGGGCAACTACGGTGGCCGGCTCGGAAAGAACTTTATTCACCTGCGTGAGGCGTCGGGCCACGAAGCGACCGCGTCCGCGACTCCTTCCGCCTGA
- the holB gene encoding DNA polymerase III subunit delta', producing the protein MARIPLLGHADQMAMFRRALQRGRTAHAYLLVGPDGIGKRQFAWVVAQCLFCRETDDAELSACGECPACKQVAAGSHPDLLTVGCPEGKKELPIEVMVGSRERRGREGLCHDLSLRPMSASRRIAIIDDADKMNEASANALLKTLEEPPEGSILILLTPSKDAILSTIQSRCQPIQFSPLTAEQVTTLLVEQDSDIDQAAALEAATLSEGSLTTARQLLEPGLRKLRESLYSGLAVKEFNSLRTMKSVSEALDELGGDPATQRQNARWLVKFAVEFYRGVLVASLEDRVSLHPQMLAFARMLPADQPEYTDRLMAMMERCFDAERHLDQSMSIELSLEGLFDDLSRLWRGAIVV; encoded by the coding sequence ATGGCACGCATTCCACTACTTGGTCATGCCGACCAGATGGCGATGTTCCGCCGCGCTCTGCAGCGGGGACGGACGGCGCACGCTTACCTGCTGGTCGGCCCGGACGGGATCGGCAAGCGGCAGTTCGCGTGGGTCGTCGCGCAGTGCCTGTTCTGTCGCGAGACCGACGATGCCGAACTGTCCGCCTGCGGAGAGTGCCCCGCCTGCAAGCAGGTCGCTGCCGGGTCGCACCCCGACCTGCTGACGGTGGGATGCCCCGAGGGGAAGAAGGAACTGCCGATCGAGGTAATGGTCGGCAGTCGCGAACGGCGCGGCCGTGAAGGGCTGTGTCACGACCTGTCATTGCGTCCGATGTCGGCGAGCCGGCGGATTGCGATCATCGACGATGCGGACAAGATGAACGAGGCGAGCGCCAACGCATTGCTCAAGACGCTCGAAGAGCCGCCCGAAGGATCGATCCTGATACTGCTCACGCCGTCGAAAGACGCAATCCTCTCGACGATCCAGTCGCGCTGTCAGCCCATCCAGTTCTCGCCGCTGACGGCCGAACAGGTGACGACATTGCTTGTCGAGCAGGATTCAGACATCGATCAGGCAGCGGCACTGGAAGCGGCGACGTTATCGGAAGGGAGCCTGACGACGGCCCGCCAGCTGCTCGAACCGGGACTGCGCAAACTGCGGGAATCGCTTTACTCGGGGTTGGCCGTGAAGGAGTTCAACAGCCTGCGCACGATGAAGAGCGTTTCGGAAGCGCTCGACGAGCTGGGGGGCGACCCGGCAACGCAGCGGCAGAATGCCCGCTGGCTGGTGAAGTTTGCGGTCGAGTTCTATCGCGGTGTACTGGTCGCCAGCCTGGAGGATCGAGTCTCGCTGCATCCACAGATGCTCGCCTTCGCCCGCATGCTGCCGGCGGACCAGCCGGAGTACACCGATCGCCTGATGGCGATGATGGAACGATGCTTCGATGCCGAGCGGCATCTTGATCAGTCGATGTCGATCGAACTGAGCCTGGAAGGCCTGTTCGACGACCTCAGTCGTCTCTGGCGGGGCGCCATCGTTGTCTGA
- a CDS encoding PSP1 domain-containing protein, producing the protein MAKRYVVRYGSMRHVAEFSARTPQEFGRSESVIVRSHRGTEWGEILCEATERTREYLGANDPAGKILRLAGPEDERHRDQAHQLERDFFTGCAEMIVERKMPMQLVDVEHLFGGERIIFYYLAENRVDFRELVKALARRFKTRIEMRQIGVRDEAKLLADYGDCGKPTCCNTHLQQMPPVSMKMAKLQKATLDPTKISGRCGRLKCCLRYEYDTYEEYRRELPGVGKWIVTREGKGKVLAQEILARKVLVNYEDDRRVLVDAADVLTVVSGKKRGEGGEPQGQKSPPPEAGGVQRN; encoded by the coding sequence ATGGCCAAACGGTACGTCGTTCGCTACGGATCGATGCGACACGTGGCGGAGTTCTCCGCACGGACTCCTCAGGAATTCGGTCGATCCGAGAGCGTGATCGTTCGCAGCCATCGCGGAACCGAATGGGGCGAAATCCTTTGCGAAGCCACCGAGCGGACCCGCGAGTACCTGGGGGCCAACGACCCGGCGGGCAAGATTCTGCGCCTGGCCGGCCCGGAGGACGAGCGGCATCGGGATCAGGCACACCAGCTGGAGCGGGACTTCTTCACCGGTTGTGCGGAAATGATTGTCGAACGCAAGATGCCGATGCAGCTGGTCGATGTCGAGCATCTGTTCGGCGGCGAACGGATCATCTTCTACTACCTCGCGGAGAACCGGGTCGACTTTCGCGAACTGGTCAAGGCGCTGGCCCGGCGGTTCAAGACACGGATCGAAATGCGGCAGATCGGCGTGCGGGACGAAGCGAAGCTGCTCGCCGACTATGGGGACTGTGGCAAGCCGACGTGCTGCAATACTCACCTGCAGCAGATGCCGCCGGTGTCGATGAAAATGGCCAAGCTGCAGAAGGCGACGCTGGACCCGACAAAGATTTCGGGACGTTGCGGTCGACTGAAGTGCTGCCTGAGGTATGAATACGACACGTACGAAGAGTATCGCCGGGAGCTGCCAGGGGTCGGCAAATGGATCGTGACCCGCGAAGGGAAAGGAAAAGTGCTGGCCCAGGAGATCCTGGCGCGTAAAGTTCTGGTCAACTACGAAGATGACCGTCGCGTGCTTGTCGACGCAGCCGATGTGCTCACGGTGGTCAGCGGGAAGAAACGGGGAGAAGGTGGCGAGCCGCAGGGGCAGAAGTCACCGCCACCGGAAGCAGGAGGGGTGCAGCGGAACTGA
- a CDS encoding Minf_1886 family protein yields MSVTSRSAVPRLRYHPDAYRFVFEALQFTQEQLQRPPARDPDDESAHISGQELLAGVRELALQRYGLLARSVFGHWGVRSTSDFGRIVFELIERGEMRKTDRDQLSDFADVYQFDEALEGEYEIDTDQAFGS; encoded by the coding sequence ATGAGTGTCACGAGCCGATCTGCGGTGCCCCGATTGCGGTACCATCCCGATGCCTACCGGTTCGTGTTCGAAGCCCTGCAGTTCACGCAGGAGCAGCTTCAGCGTCCCCCGGCCCGCGATCCGGACGACGAGTCGGCCCACATCTCTGGTCAGGAGCTGCTCGCCGGCGTCCGGGAACTGGCCCTGCAGCGCTACGGTCTGCTGGCCCGTTCCGTCTTCGGCCACTGGGGTGTCCGCTCGACGAGTGACTTCGGCCGGATCGTGTTCGAACTGATTGAACGTGGCGAGATGCGGAAGACCGACCGCGATCAGTTGAGTGATTTCGCCGACGTCTACCAGTTCGACGAAGCGCTCGAAGGGGAGTACGAGATCGACACCGACCAGGCGTTCGGCAGTTGA
- a CDS encoding DUF4912 domain-containing protein produces MLDPSIRDFAMSRDELRHRTRSELATLARQEGVTGWHRMRKAELVNALLKVLPPGTTHDPPRASETAAMGTLARDVSATPDITRDQIRVDVCSSCWLRVRWNIVESTLQRAAAALGADWYRANLVLQLLDAGEDEHPTGATAHVADIPVPSHVNEWFVALPRLNRTYRLRFGAVSPGGRFFSMVAAAPVHVPAAGAAHVATDVPEPSDRGSSGEAPSARVFGRTTGTVDDETLPLELSVELIVRGRTDPAAEVTVDDQPVRLANDGSFEYRSDFPDGRHVLPVVTLVAHEGLQQTVVLAVEKNLRRLELQHLNE; encoded by the coding sequence ATGCTCGACCCCTCGATTCGAGACTTTGCCATGTCGCGTGACGAGTTGCGTCACCGGACGCGAAGTGAACTGGCCACTTTGGCCCGTCAGGAAGGTGTCACCGGGTGGCATCGAATGCGCAAGGCCGAACTGGTCAATGCGCTCCTCAAGGTGCTGCCACCTGGCACGACCCACGATCCGCCCCGGGCGAGTGAAACGGCGGCCATGGGGACGCTGGCGCGCGATGTGTCCGCCACCCCCGACATCACCCGCGATCAGATTCGTGTCGATGTCTGTTCCTCCTGCTGGCTCCGCGTTCGCTGGAACATTGTCGAATCGACACTGCAGCGGGCTGCCGCGGCCCTCGGTGCCGACTGGTACCGGGCGAACCTCGTCCTGCAGCTGCTCGACGCCGGCGAGGACGAGCACCCCACCGGAGCGACGGCCCATGTGGCGGACATCCCGGTCCCGAGTCATGTCAACGAATGGTTCGTCGCCCTGCCACGTCTGAACCGGACGTATCGGCTGCGGTTCGGTGCCGTCAGTCCCGGTGGACGGTTCTTCAGCATGGTCGCGGCCGCGCCCGTCCACGTACCGGCGGCCGGAGCTGCCCACGTTGCCACCGATGTGCCGGAGCCGTCCGATCGCGGATCATCCGGCGAGGCTCCGTCCGCACGTGTGTTCGGACGGACAACCGGAACAGTCGACGACGAAACCCTGCCGCTGGAGCTGTCGGTGGAACTGATCGTCCGTGGTCGGACCGACCCGGCAGCGGAAGTCACCGTTGATGACCAGCCGGTGCGTCTGGCCAACGACGGATCCTTCGAGTACCGCAGCGACTTTCCTGACGGGCGTCATGTCCTGCCGGTCGTCACGCTGGTCGCCCATGAGGGGCTGCAGCAGACGGTCGTGCTCGCCGTTGAAAAGAATCTGCGCCGACTCGAGCTTCAGCACCTGAACGAATAA
- a CDS encoding ABC transporter permease — translation MFNELFLLAADGSLGAASRPIAPHVVVLWGTAVLVVGLLLFNYLTRAGTIARATVKEAVRQPVFLLLLGTAALIIVANTYVPFFSMGDDTKMFMDCGLATILICSLLLSVWTASISVADEIEGKTAMTLLSKPITRRQFIIGKYLGIVQGSLLLILIAGAIFFAFTYYKFGYDYRESGKGSLELFTWTAVSWLPMEVPMPLESRLAASLQILPGLALIFMEMTLLTGVSVAISTRLPMLVNIVSCFAIFVVGHLTPVLVQSALKDQVFVKFIAQLLATILPSLDNFNMSAAVATGKVIPADYLGLSAIYCAAYAVAAMLLAFILFEDRDLA, via the coding sequence ATGTTCAACGAACTGTTTCTGCTGGCGGCCGATGGATCACTGGGGGCCGCGAGTCGCCCCATCGCACCGCATGTCGTCGTGCTGTGGGGAACGGCCGTCCTGGTCGTGGGACTGCTGCTGTTCAACTACCTCACCCGTGCCGGCACGATTGCCCGGGCCACGGTCAAGGAGGCCGTGCGGCAGCCGGTCTTCCTGCTGCTGCTGGGGACTGCGGCCCTCATTATCGTCGCCAACACCTATGTGCCGTTCTTCTCGATGGGGGACGACACGAAGATGTTCATGGATTGCGGTCTGGCGACGATTCTGATCTGTTCGCTGCTGCTGTCGGTCTGGACGGCCAGCATCAGTGTGGCGGACGAGATCGAGGGAAAGACGGCAATGACTCTGCTGTCCAAGCCGATCACGCGGCGTCAGTTCATCATTGGAAAGTATCTGGGGATTGTGCAGGGATCGCTGCTGCTGATCCTCATCGCCGGTGCGATCTTCTTTGCCTTCACCTACTACAAGTTTGGCTACGACTACCGCGAGTCGGGCAAGGGCAGCCTCGAACTGTTCACCTGGACAGCCGTCAGCTGGCTGCCGATGGAAGTTCCGATGCCGCTGGAAAGCCGGCTGGCCGCAAGCCTGCAGATTCTGCCCGGGCTGGCGCTGATCTTCATGGAGATGACGCTGCTGACCGGCGTGAGCGTGGCGATTTCGACACGCCTGCCGATGCTGGTGAACATCGTGAGCTGTTTCGCGATCTTCGTGGTGGGGCACCTGACGCCGGTGCTGGTGCAGTCGGCGCTGAAAGATCAGGTGTTCGTGAAGTTCATTGCCCAGTTGCTGGCGACGATTCTGCCGTCGCTGGACAATTTCAACATGTCTGCGGCCGTGGCCACCGGAAAGGTCATTCCGGCCGATTACCTTGGTCTGTCAGCGATCTACTGCGCTGCCTACGCGGTGGCAGCGATGCTGCTGGCATTCATCCTGTTTGAGGATCGGGACCTGGCCTGA
- a CDS encoding ABC transporter ATP-binding protein, whose translation MTSNPSNAYHRILPRRTWWRRGGWAVALWSLVSGLTLCGLLLIATVLVDAASRHGRLTVPPDEVESFVAFLEETNAPGLPTAPAAGESLVMQNSGLLATAWMHRDQVFYRWLLPLTQRMAFLRDNSTALFAVIVVLTLLSLIHVAALARIRARGMRVAVQVSAHLRELLHRQVLRMGTSDLSDQEQQRPLELFTKEVDQVRDGVYAWVTRSARDGVTFLLLTVMLFVLDWRLALQCSVPVAIAWWIYNRGRERGLERRRLAESKAESELRLLAESLKKARLVRGYGMEDFEHERFETHLQRFTRDVAGGLRRQGWSRAGAVAIAILFVFLSVYLVMARGLTPTSPVAISTALFVLGTFALLAPLADSLWGLPAAYEQINRSGERIFRYLAQIPEVGQAVGAKFQEPVSKSIIFESVDYTRNGREILKNFDLRIPAGTVTALVSLDPLAPKAAGYLLPRFIEPTAGRILFDSEDVAWGTLESIRAETILIGGSDPCFTGTALENITCGDPRYSTQAAIDAAKRAHAHNFIQKLSQGYETALGEHGEQLDAGQAFRLSLARAILRNPAVMIIEEPAATLDDDTKALLDDTYNRIARDCTLIFLPSRLSTVRRCDQVALIHDGRIESLGPHAELVNRSDLYRHWEYVTFNTFRHFEPQPTS comes from the coding sequence GTGACTTCGAATCCATCGAACGCTTATCATCGCATCCTGCCCCGTCGCACCTGGTGGCGGCGGGGGGGATGGGCTGTCGCTTTGTGGTCGCTCGTCAGCGGCCTGACATTGTGCGGCCTGTTGCTGATCGCAACCGTACTGGTCGACGCCGCCTCCCGACATGGACGGCTGACCGTCCCGCCCGACGAGGTCGAAAGCTTCGTCGCGTTTCTCGAGGAAACGAACGCTCCGGGCCTGCCGACGGCTCCTGCGGCTGGCGAGTCCCTCGTCATGCAGAACAGCGGTCTGCTTGCGACCGCGTGGATGCACCGCGATCAGGTCTTCTATCGCTGGCTGCTGCCGCTCACTCAGAGGATGGCCTTCCTCCGCGATAACAGCACGGCACTGTTTGCCGTCATTGTCGTCCTGACGCTCCTGTCGCTGATCCACGTAGCGGCACTGGCCCGCATCCGGGCCCGCGGCATGCGCGTTGCGGTCCAGGTGTCGGCCCACCTGCGCGAACTGTTGCACCGTCAGGTGCTGCGGATGGGAACGAGTGATCTTTCGGACCAGGAACAGCAGCGCCCCCTCGAGCTGTTCACCAAAGAGGTGGACCAGGTCCGGGACGGTGTGTACGCCTGGGTGACCCGCAGCGCCCGCGATGGCGTGACGTTCCTTCTTTTGACGGTGATGCTGTTCGTGCTCGACTGGCGGCTGGCACTGCAGTGCTCCGTACCGGTTGCCATCGCCTGGTGGATCTACAACCGGGGACGCGAACGCGGGCTGGAACGCCGCCGACTGGCCGAATCGAAAGCCGAATCGGAACTGCGGCTGCTTGCCGAGAGCCTCAAGAAGGCCCGCCTGGTTCGCGGGTACGGCATGGAGGACTTCGAGCACGAGCGATTCGAAACGCACCTGCAGCGGTTCACACGCGACGTGGCAGGTGGTCTGCGGCGGCAGGGATGGTCGCGGGCCGGAGCGGTCGCGATCGCGATTCTGTTCGTCTTTCTGTCCGTCTACCTCGTCATGGCCCGCGGGCTGACTCCGACGTCTCCGGTCGCGATTTCGACGGCGCTGTTCGTGCTGGGCACGTTCGCTTTGCTGGCCCCCCTGGCCGACTCGCTATGGGGATTGCCCGCCGCCTACGAACAGATCAACCGTTCGGGCGAAAGGATCTTCCGCTACCTGGCGCAGATCCCCGAAGTCGGTCAGGCGGTCGGAGCCAAGTTTCAGGAGCCGGTCTCGAAGTCGATCATCTTCGAATCGGTCGACTACACCCGCAACGGCCGCGAGATCCTGAAGAACTTCGACCTGAGAATTCCCGCAGGAACCGTGACGGCACTCGTCTCGCTGGATCCGCTCGCCCCCAAGGCGGCCGGGTACCTGCTCCCCCGGTTCATCGAGCCGACTGCCGGGCGAATCCTCTTCGACAGCGAGGACGTCGCCTGGGGCACGCTGGAGTCGATTCGGGCGGAGACAATCCTGATCGGCGGCAGCGACCCCTGTTTTACCGGGACCGCGCTCGAGAACATTACCTGCGGCGACCCGCGCTACAGTACACAGGCGGCGATCGACGCGGCAAAACGGGCGCACGCGCACAACTTCATCCAGAAGCTCTCGCAGGGCTACGAGACGGCACTGGGTGAGCATGGCGAACAGCTCGACGCGGGACAGGCATTCCGGCTGAGCCTGGCCCGGGCGATCCTCCGTAACCCGGCGGTGATGATCATCGAAGAGCCGGCCGCGACGCTGGACGACGATACCAAGGCTCTGCTGGACGACACGTACAACCGGATCGCCCGTGATTGCACCCTGATCTTTCTGCCGTCCCGGCTTTCCACCGTCAGGCGATGCGACCAGGTGGCGCTGATCCACGATGGCCGGATCGAATCGCTGGGCCCGCACGCAGAACTGGTCAACCGTTCGGACCTGTACCGGCACTGGGAATATGTGACGTTCAACACGTTCCGTCACTTCGAGCCGCAACCGACCTCATGA